A part of Ictalurus furcatus strain D&B chromosome 8, Billie_1.0, whole genome shotgun sequence genomic DNA contains:
- the LOC128611300 gene encoding SH3 and multiple ankyrin repeat domains protein 2-like, which produces MRGRRDAGKRTEGKVKRKEEKKSHKAGCVEGRACAPISRSLHLSVIPHSSFAHLGNLRPGTLSSGRLDKPAGDMKSILNALKKEVPFREAPAAVVSSGRSRPQQGQTGRSTLAAPRVLLRSNSDNNLNVNKLSAPHTPSRSPSPSRSPSPSPLRSLSPRRPQQMQNSSNGTVKSMGRGARHPPRSRSPSLGRLGDGDARRHPPQRHSSPRPGRDGFSGAETPGSKRRMYSAVPGRHYVVVKSYQPQAEGEIALFKNDRVKVLSVGEGGFWEGSARGNVGWFPSECVEEIPNKPNEDRPCKSIHTNTHSQCVWIVHFAI; this is translated from the exons ATGAGGGGAAGGAGAGATGCTGGAAAGAGAACAGAAGGAAAGGTgaagaggaaagaggagaaaa AGTCACACAAGGCAGGATGTGTGGAGGGCCGAGCGTGTGCACCGATCTCCcgctccctccatctctccgtCATCCCTCATTCATCCTTCGCTCACCTCGGGAACCTCCGGCCCGGAACTCTTTCCTCTGGTCGGCTTGATAAACCAGCAGGAGACATGAAGTCCATACTGAACGCTCTGAAGAAAGAAG tgCCTTTCCGAGAGGCTCCAGCAGCGGTGGTGAGTTCAGGCAGGAGCAGGCCTCAGCAGGGTCAGACTGGCCGGAGCACTCTGGCCGCACCTCGCGTGCTCCTGCGTTCCAACAGTGACAACAACCTGAACGTTAACAAGCTCTCGGCACCGCACACGCCCTCGCGCTCGCCCTCGCCCTCACGCTCACCGTCGCCTTCGCCCCTGCGCAGCCTGTCACCCCGCAGGCCCCAGCAGATGCAGAACAGCTCCAATGGCACGGTAAAGAGCATGGGCCGGGGGGCCAGGCACCCCCCGCGCAGCCGCTCGCCCTCGCTGGGCCGCCTGGGGGACGGTGACGCCCGCAGACACCCACCCCAGCGCCACAGCAG TCCTCGTCCCGGTCGTGATGGTTTCTCTGGGGCAGAGACTCCAGGGTCCAAGCGCCGGATGTACAGCGCTGTGCCTGGGAGACATTACGTGGTGGTAAAGTCTTATCAACCCCAGGCTGAGGGAGAAATCGCCCTGTTCAAGAATGACAGAGTCAAAG TTCTTAGTGTTGGTGAAGGGGGATTCTGGGAGGGCAGCGCACGAGGTAACGTCGGATGGTTTCCCTCTGAATGTGTGGAGGAAATCCCCAACAAGCCTAACGAGGACCGACCCTGTAAGTCAATACACACGAATACACATTCACAGTGTGTATGGATAGTGCATTTTGCCATATGA